CCTCACGCCCCGGCTCAGCCAGCTTGATGCCCAGTGCCCCGGCAATCTCATAGCCCATACATGAGAAGCCGTATTCCATATGATAGGTATCCGGCACCTCCGAGTTCCACATCCGCTGCATATCTCCCGGCAGACTGCCCGCCGCTCCAATGACAATCGCATCCTGCGGAATAGCTTCATTAATGATCCCCAGCACCTGCGTCTGGGTCAGCGAAGTGTCCAGCACCTCTGCATATTCCGGGAGCTTCTCATCGAGATGTCCGGCTACTTCGGGGGTGAACGACGTTGTAGAGCGCTCCGCTCCCGGCACACCAGCAGCGGCGTTATCGTCAACAACACTCTCCACAGACGCGCTGCCCGCTGGCACGCTATTCCCGGCATTCCCCGGATACTCCACGCCAGCTAAACGTTCTCTCTCCGCAGCCCATGACTTCTTCGCCTGGGTGATCTCATCCGTGTACGCAGAACGGTATCCCCGCTCCTCCAGCGCTGCGGCTAAGGCGTTCAAGCCTTCGGCAGCATCGCAGACCACCGCCAGCGCGTCCAGCTTGGCCGCATGATAGGGCGAAGCGTTCAGCGTCAGGAATTCCACCTCGGGATGACTGAACAGACTCTTCGAGGCGGTGGTGAAGTCCGTAAAACGGGTGCCGACGCCGATCACCAGATCGGCCTCCGGGGCCAGCGCATTCGCGCAGCCGTTGCCGGTGACACCGATGCCGCCGAGGTTGTACTCGAAGCTGCTGGCTACGGCACTTTTACCGGCCTGGGTCTCTCCGAACGGAATGGCGAATTTCCCGGCAAAAGCACGCAGCGCCGCTCCGGCATCCCCATACCGGACACCCCCGCCGCAGACCAGCAGCGGCCGCTGTTTCCCGGCAATCAGCTCAGCCGCAGCCGCGATCTCCTGCGGGTGCGGCAGCCGGGCGATGACCCGGTGAATCCGCTTGCGGAAGAAATCCGCCGGATACTCCCAGGCTTCGCCTTGCACATCCTGCGGCAGCGCAATGGTAACCGCCCCGGTATCTCCCGGATCGGTCAGCACCCGCATCGCGCTGAGCATTGCCGACATCAGCTGCTCCGGCCGGGTCACCCGGTCCCAGTATTTGCTGACTGCCTTGAAGGCGTCATTAACCGTGATCGACAGATTATGCGTATGCTCCATCTGCTGGAGCACTGGGTCAGGCTGGCGGGTAGCGAAGGTATCTCCTGGCAGCAGCAGCACAGGAATCTGATTCGCCGTTGCTGTTGCAGCAGCCGTCAGCATATTAGCAGCTCCAGGACCTACTGAAGCGGTGCACGCCATAATCTTCCGTCTGCGGCTCTGCTTGGCGAATGCCGTTGCCGCGTGAACCATCCCTTGCTCATTGCGTCCCTGATAGACGGTCAATTCACCCGGCGCTTCCTGCAGGGCCTGCCCCAATCCAAGTACATTGCCATGCCCGAACACGGTGAATACCCCGTGCACGAAGCGTTCCGGCCCGCCGCCGTAATCCACGTATTGCTGATTCAGAAATTTAACCAGCGCCTGCGCTGTCGTTAATCGGATACGTTCCACTTCATGTCCTCCCTTCGCCTTGTCTACTGCCAGCGGGCAGTGACGACTTTTTTGCGCGTATAGAATTCTACTCCGTCGCTTCCGTTCGCATGAAGATCGCCGTAGAACGAATCCTTCCAGCCCGAGAACGGGAAGAAGGCCATCGGCGCAGGCACTCCAACATTGACTCCCAGCATGCCGGACTCGATATGTTCGCGGAAGTAACGGACTTTACCGCCATTATTCGTAAAGATGCAAGCCCCGTTCGCAAACCGCGAGCGATTCGCAATCTCCACCGCCTCAGCCACACCCTTCACCCGGATCACTGACAGCACCGGCGCAAAAATCTCCTCCTGCCAGATCTTCATCTCCTCCGTCACTCCGTCGAACAGCGTAGGTCCGATGAAATAACCTTCTCCCTGCACCGCCGCATCCTCACGGCCATCCCTGAGCAGCTTCGCGCCTTCGGCGATTCCCTGTTCAATGTAGCTAACAGTTCGCTCTTTATGGCCTTGACGGATCACCGGCCCCAGGAACGTATCCTCCTCCAGTCCATTCCCGATGGTCATGCTATTGCACTCCCGCAGCAGGATCGAGATCAGCTCATCAGCGACTTCCTCCTGTACCGTTACTACCGAGCAGGCCATGCAGCGTTCCCCGGCAGAGCCGAAGGCCGCATTCACTATCTGGGAGGCTGAGGCTTCCAGGTTCGCGTCCGCCAGCACGATCGAGTGGTTCTTCGCTCCGGCCAGCGCTTGCACGCGCTTGAGATGGTCCGTTCCTTTTTTGTATACATATTCCGCCACCGGCTGTGATCCGACAAAAGAAATCGCCTTCACATCCGGGTGCTCCAGCAGCCCGTTCACCACCTCATGCGCGCCGTTCACCACATTCAGCACACCCTCCGGCAGTCCGGCTTCCTCCAGCAGTTCCGCAAGGCGGGCTGCCAGCAGCGGTGTCCGCTCCGAGGGCTTCAGCACAAAGGTATTGCCGCAGGCAATCGCCAGCGGGAACATCCAGCAAGGCACCATCATCGGGAAATTGAACGGGGTAATCCCGCCGACCACCCCGATTGGGTAACGGTACATCCCCGACTCGATACCAGTAGCAATATCCGGCAGCTGCCGGCCCATCATCAGTGTCGGAGCACCCGCCGCGAATTCTACGCATTCAATGCCGCGCTGGACCTCGCCGTAGGCTTCTTTGAAGCTTTTGCCGTTCTCCATGGTGATGATCTTCGCCAGCTTCTCCCAATTCTCGACCAGCAGCTGCTGATATTTGAACAGAATCCGTGCTCTGCGCGGCACCGGTGTTGCGGACCAGCCTGCAAAAGCTGCCTTAGCCGCCGCCACCGCCCGGTCCACATCGGCTCTGCCGGATAGAGGCGTTCTGCCCAGCAGCTCACCTGTGGCCGGATTCACTACCGGCTCCGTCTGCTCCGTATCGGCTGTTACCCATTGCCCGCCGATATAATTTTTGAGTACTTGTGCCGTTTGCTCTGTCATTTATGTCCACTCCTTCGGTTCTATATAAAGTCTGCTGACTACCCTTGCTTATTGCGCTCCTGCTGTAACCTCCTCGTTGGTCCGCAGGAATTCCTCCAGCTCCTCCAGGGTTGGCATCGCATCGGAGCAGCTGTGGCGGGAGATGACAATGGAGGCCGAAGCACTGCCGCGCCGCATCGCTTCGCTGACACTGTGCCCGCTCATCAGAGCGTGGATGAAGGCTGACGCATAGGAATCGCCTGCACCGAACGTCTTGAGGACCTTAGCCGGGAAAATCCCGCTCCGGTGGCTCTGCCCATCCGCTGTATAGCCGATCGAGCCGCTGCCGCCGTGCTTGATGACCACCAGCTCTGCCTGATGCGAGAACCAGCGGGCTGCCGTCGCCTGATCATCCGCGCCTGCCAGATTGTACAGATTCTCCATCATGTCGAATTCTTCGCGCGTGCCGATGATGCAGTGGCTTTTCTCGGCAGCAAGGTTATAGTAGACCGCCGTTTCAGCGGCTGATGTCCAGGTATAAGGGCGGTAATCGAGATCAAAGAACACGGTCACGTTATGCTTGCGGGCGAATTCCAGCGCCAGGAACACCGCTTCGCGGGAAGGACTCTGCGCCAGCGCCGTGCCGGAGATGAGCAGCGCCTTGGAGCTGGCGATGTACTCTTCTGAGATCTCCTCCGTGTTCAGCAGCAGATCGGCCACATGGTCGCGGTACATCAGAATGCTGCATTCCTGCGGGCTCTTAATTTCTGTAAAAGCCAGCCCCGTCACCGCACCCGTCCGGTCCACGCAGACCTGGCTGTCGTCGATGCCATCCTTTTGCAGATAGCTGCGGATGAACCTGCCCATCTGGTCGTCGGCCAGCTTGCCGATGAAGCCGGTACGCATACCGAGCCGCGCTGCACCGATGATAATATTGGCCGGAGAGCCGCCGACATATTTGGTGAAGGTCATCGTCTCTTCCATCGGCCGCCCGGTCTCATTGGCGTTCAAATCTATACACAACCGGCCAACAGCAACTACATCCAGCCGCCGGTCAGGGTCGAACTGTAAACCCTTCATAGTGATGCCTCCTTAATCAAGCTAGGGAAAAGATAGTTCATTCGGCAATACGAATGGCTGTAAATCGTCGTCAATTGGACAGTGAAGCTGTGAATCGTACAGTGGAGCTGTACATCGCATAATGAAGTTATAAATCGCATAATCGTAAGAACAGAATGTTTCATTTCATCTCTTGGGGGGAGGGTAAGCGCTTAACCTAGTTTTCTACTTTAGTATAGTTTAGAAGCGCGCTTTTGGCAATCCTCAATTTGAAAGCGGTATCAAAAATCAGGTGGAAGAAGTTGAAGAGGAAGAGCCCCCACGGAAAAATAGGTGGAAAAATGCAGCTTAATTTCTCCATTTTTGGCGATTAGGAGCAAGCAAGTGGAAAAACAGCACCTACTCTGATTGATTTTGCCGCCGATGTGGATATCGGGATTATTTAAGTGCCATTTTTCCAACTGCTGTCCCACTGGCGGGCAATCGTTCCTCAGTAGTTGTAGTAAATCCACTTGTTCTCCGCCTAGCACTCGCTGATGCCTAACGGGGAGAGTCGGCTGGCACATTGTATTCGGTTTTTCGCATATATCCTCACCCACGTGCACTCGTCCGGCACATTGTATTCCGTTTTCCGCATACATCTTGCCCACGCGCATTCGTCCGGCCCAATGTATTCGGTTTTCCGCATACCTCCGCCCACTCATAGGCTCACTAGCCCATTGTATTCCGTTTTCCGCATACATCCGGTCCACGTCCCCCACACACCTGCGCTCTTCCACACTACTACAGCACACAAAAAGGACCTGCTCCCAGCCGCAGCCGGAACAGGTCTTGAGTAGATAGTGTGTGGTTAGTGCGGAACCGGACCGGTCGAATGGCGGATGACCAGCTCGGGCATCAGCATGATTTTGCGCTTGGGGCTGGCGGGGTTGCTGATCGCTTCATTCAGCAGAAGCATCGCCTGCTCGGTCATCTCGCGCAGAGGCTGGGCGATACTGGTCAGCGAGGGATGGCAGATTTCGGCCAGCATCGTATTGTCGAAGCCCACTACGGACAGGTCGCGGGGAATCGACAGGCCGGCACTGCGCGCCTCCTTGAGCACCCCGATCGCCAGCAGGTCATTGCAGGCAAAAATGGCGGTCGGGCGTATCTCTTGTGCCTGGTTCAGCATTTCTGCCGCTGCCGTGCGTCCGTTCTCCAGTGTAGCCGAGGTGTGGATCAGATTCGCCGGATTGTCAAAAGAAATCCCTGCCGCCTTCAACGCATCCAGGAACCCCTCCACCCGCAGCCTGCTCCCCGGCAGATTGTCAGAGATCACTCCCAGTCTGCGGTGACCGAGGGACAGCAAATATTCCGTGGCCTGATAGCCGCCTTTGTAATCATCGACGGTGACACTGTTGCCCTCCAGCATACGGATATCGGCTGAGAACAGCACGAGCGGCACATGATCAGCCACCATTCCGCGAATCAGCTCAGGATTCCCCGTATGAGAGGCAATGATCAGGCCATCCACCCGTTTACGCAGCAGCAGCGAGATGTACCGGGCCGCCTTCTCGTCGCTGCGGTCAGTACTGCATACGATTAAGTCGCTGCCCTGCTCCTGGGCAACATCTTCGATGCCGCGGGCTGTCTCCGCAAAAAAAGGATTGGCAATATCGGGAATCATCAGCCCGATGGTCCCCGTCCGGCGGCTGGTCAGAGCAGAAGCTACCAGACTGGGCTGGTAGTTCAGCTCCTCCATGACCCGTGCTACTTTTTCCCGCGTCTTGTCGCTGATCCGGCCGCTCTTATTCAATACCTTCGACACCGTAGCGATAGAGACGCCTGCTTCCCGTGCCACATCATAGATTGTAGGTTTCATGGTTTAAGCCCGCCTTTGCGTTCATGCCTTCTAATAACTAGATTATAAGGAAGTCCTCCAGCGCTGTCTATTTCAACAGGTGTGCCGCCACAGATTGGTTTACCGGTTAACACAGGTCAGCTCCGCCAGTTCGCGCAAGTCCTGTTACTTTCCGCAAATCCTGCACATAATGCAACATCCTCTCTCCGCATAGTCTCCAAACGCAGATTTGTTGTACTTTTAGCAGGATTCAGCCTCCTTCTGGCAACCTTCTGGAGATATTGTTGCATTCCCTGCAACATCTCTGCCAAACTTCCAGCTATCTATTCCTCATTGTTGCAAAACATACAGCATTTCGCACAAAAGCCAACTCCGAATCACTATATCGACAACGTCGCAACGTTTCATTGGGGTTGTAATGGCAGAAAAGGCCTCCGCCCAGCGGAAGCCTTAAGATTACTCTATGAAACTGCCTACGTCACCCGTTCACTCTTCCTTGGCAGGCCCGCCTGCACTCGGCTTGAACAGCCACTCATGGTCGGGATCATTGTGGAACACCCACGTACGGACGGGTCCGGCCATTACGTTAAGATAATAGGAGTCATATCCCGGCGGTGCAGAGACAGGGTGATACCCCTCCGGCACCAGCACGATGCTCCTATCCGGGACAGCAATAGTCTCGTCGAGACTTCGGTCATCATTGTAGACCCGCTGCACCACGAAGCCCTTGGCGGGATTGACCCTGTGATAGTACGTCTCCTCTAGGTAGGATTCCGCCGGCAGGTTATCCTGGTCATGCTTGTGCGGCGGATAGCTGGACCAATTGCCGCCGCCCGTGCGCACCTCGACCACCAGCAGGCTCTCGGCTACGCTGTGCTCCGGCAGGATATTAACGACTTTGCGGGTCATGCTGCCATAGCCGCGGTCCTCGATTGCCGCATCTGATGGGGTAATCAGCCGTGCCGGATATTTACCGCTTCCCGGAGCAAGGCAGACCCCAAGCTCCAGCTCTGTCAATGCGCTAACCTCATAATGCGCTCCCGCCGGAACATATACAGCATAAGGAGCCTTGTCTTCAAAGACCGACATCCGTCCGCCGATGTCGGCGAACCGCTCGCCATCCACCACTATATCTGCTTTGCCTGCCAGCAGCACCAGGCAGATCTCTTTCCCACCGCTATCACGTTCCAGGGTAGCCCCGGCCTGCAATTGGTACACCTCGAACCCGACATATTTCCATCCGGCGCTCTCCGGGCTGACCGCAGCGATACAGCCATCCTTATCCGGCGCTCCGGCCTTAACGAGTAAATCAGGCATCTTCGTTCATCCTCCTCTGTCTTCAATATCTGTATCCGCTTACAAGGCTTGCAGTTCAGAAAACCCTGCTTCCGCAGCAGTCACAGACAGCTTGACGGGAAGTCCGCTCAGATACGATTGTCTGGCCGCTTCAGCAATGAGCTGTGCGGCTTCGCCGTCACGGCCGCTGCAAATGACAGGCTCCTGGAGCCTTACCGAACGGGCAAATGCAACAATCTCCTCCATAAATGCCTGGTTATAGCGCTCCAGGAAGAAATGCTCCGGCTGATCGCGGGTAACCGAAGTCGCGGTGGATACCTCCACTGTTGTCGGGCGGCAGTTGTCGGCCGTTGCCGAACCCAGCGTCCCGAAGACCTCGACCCGTTGATCATAGCCGTATACAGCCTTCCGGCTGTTGTCGATCACACAGATCGCCCCGTTCACGAATGTCAGTGTAATGACGGCGGTGTCCACATCCCCGCAACGGCCGAACATCGGATCAATCAGATTCGCCCCCCGGGTGTAGACCTCGGCCACTTCACTGCCTACCAGATAACGGGCCATATCGAAATCATGAATCGTCATATCCATGAACATTCCGCCCGAAGACCGTACATAGGCCTCACCGGGAGGCTGCGGGTCACGCGAGGTGATCTTCACAATATGCGGATTTCCCAGTTCCCCAGATTGAACCAGCCGCTTCAGCTTGCGGAAGCTGGGGTCCATCCGGCGGTTGAAGCCCACTTGCAGCAGCACACCAGCGTCCTCTGCCGCCTGCAAGGCCCGCTGGGTTTCTTCCGAGGAGAGACTGATGGGCTTCTCACAGAAAATATGTTTACCCGCAAGCGCAGCCCGCTCAATCCAGGACGCATGCGAATCGGTCGGCGTGCAGATGAACACCGCTTCAATCTCAGGATCATTCAGTATATCTTCACCCGCAGCAAAAACAGAGCCAAGCCCCCTGCTCTCTGCCCAGGCCAGCAATTCCTCACTCATCATAGCTTCAGCTATGGACTTCAGCTTGAACGACGGCATCGCACGCAGATTGTCAGCGTGGAGGCGGCCGATTCTCCCCGCACCGATAATGCCAACTACAATCGGTTTAACCATGTTCGCTTATCCTCCTCAGAGGGTAAGCGCTTAACCTTCCCGAGAATAGTATACTTCATGCCCGGGAAAGCTTCAAGCAAATCTTTTCTCCAAAAGATCAGATAAGCGTAGGCCGAAATAAAATAGGAAATGGATACTGTGAGATTTCTCTTTAACAATCAAATGAATCCTATAATATGCAAGTTAGAACAGGAAATGAGGTGTCTCATGAGCAAAATTAATTATACCGAAAGCCTTCTTCGTGTAATTATCTCTCTGATCGGACTTCCATTCACATGGATTCAAGCGGCTCTTTCCAGATACCTTCTGTATAAATATAAGGCTCCAGGAGAAATAATCTCTGTGGGAACACACCGTCTCCATGCGATTGTTGCCGGCAGCAACACGAGTAATCTTCCGACGATTCTATTGGAATCAGGAATGGGCGGTTGTGCTCTGGATTGGTCGCTGGTTCAGCCCGTATTAGCCAAACATACCAAGGTCCTCTCCTATGACCGGGCCGGGTTCGGTTGGAGCACTACACCTATCAGTGAGCCGACTTGCGAAGGCTATGTCCGTGATTTGCGGGAATTACTAACGCAGCTTGAATTAGAACCCCCATACATCCTTGTAGGGCACTCCTATGGCGGAATGATCATGCGGCTGTATGCTTCTAAGTATCCTGAAGAGGTCTCCGGGATTATTCTTGTGGACTCCACACATGAGCAAAGATTCATCGAATCCACTTTTGATCAAATCAGATATGAAGAGCGGCTGCGGCACCTGAGACGACTGCGAATGGGTTATCTTTGGTCCCCCATAGGGTTGCCCCGTCTATTAAAACAACATATTGGTGCAAAACGGTTACCTCCACCTGTCCAACAAAAAGTGACTGCTCTGGGATATCGGAATAATGCGTATAAAGCGGCTTATCTGGAATCTCTCTGCACCATAGAAAGTGCCCTCCAGTTAATAGAGTCAGAGCCTTTAGATTCGGAATTACCAGTCATCGTATTATCCGCCGGAAGACAAAATGAAGATTGGCAACAATCACAGAAGAAGCTCCTCCAGCTAACCGGAAAGACGCAGCAGATCATCGCCACGGATAGCTGGCATTCCATTCAACTCTATCAGCCGCAAGCTGTGATCGATTCGGTACTGAGTCTATTAAGAGAACATCACCGCAACCAAACAGACAAGCAGGCGTCTATCTAGTAGGAATATATATCCATTAAGAAAGGTGAGCTATAATGATTGGAAGATTCATAAGGGTTCTGGAAGGAAGCCCCAGACTCGTTATTAGTATTTTTCATCCGGCAATCGGGGGAGATCCGCTGAAGGGTATAGACCTGTACGCACCTTGCCAGGCAGAGGCAGCTAAGCTTTTGACAGAGATGGGTGTTGATCTGGACAACCTGAATATTGCCAGTGTAACAACAGGCGGGGCATTAGCCGTACAATCAGGGGGGTACCCCGTCATTCTTTTCTCGCCTGGATTCGGTGTAGAACGCGATATGTATCTTGGAGTGATATCCAAACTAGTCTCCAAAAATCACGTGGTAGTTACGCTGAGCGCTCCGCAGGAGTCCGTCTTCACCGTATTTCCAGACGGCAGCTATGTCAGGCAGGCACCGGAAATGGCGGAGCTGGCAAGCAGTGACTACACCAGCTGGTCCCGTCTGCTCCACAACCGGGTTCAATATATAATCGCAGTTATGGATCACCTTAAGGTGCTTAACCGCTCCGATACTGAGCTAGCCGGGCTGTTCGATCTGGATAAGGTTGCTGTCATGGGACATTCGCTCGGAGGTGCCGCCTCCCTTGAGGCCGCCAAGCAGGATCGCCGGATCAAGGCTGCTGTCCTGCTCGATCCCAGTTTTCACCTCATACGCCGGGAAGACGGACAGTCCTCTGTTCCCGTTCTGCTGCTGCGGCAAGAAGCTTCGGCATACCGGGAGATGGCAGCCTCTATGAATGAGACCATTGCATCCGATTATATCGACGGGCAGCGCTATGCCTTCAACTCTCTGAACAACGCCTATTTCTATCGGGTAAAAGGGGCTCAGCACATGTCTTTTTCCGACATTCCGCTTCATTACAATGATCAGCATGCAGTTCCCGTTCATGCCGCTACCGCAGAAGCTGCAACCGCATTCATGAAGGCGGTGTTTGATAAGAGCGATCTGCCTCCGAATGCAGCATCACAGCTCAGCGAAACCGTCATTTCCATCAATTCAGAGGGTGATCCTGCAGAAGCCTAACATGAATTGATGCCCAGACATCCATTGACCTGGGAGGGCATTCTGTATGAAGATCAGACTTAGCGGCTATAATCCAGGTGGAGAAGAGAGCTCGATGGAACTACAGGCGCTGTCTTGGTTCGCAAGCAATGAAGTAAACTCAAAAGGAGGAAATCAAATGAAGACTATCATGCGCATGATGGACCATCTGTACTGGGCAGACGGGCGGATCTTGGACGCACTTGAAGCGAGTCACACGAAGGACACGGAGCTTCTCAAGCTGGTGCGGCATGTGGCGGTTGCAGAGCAAGTCTGGCTGTCGCGATTGCAGGGCAAGAGCAACGCAGAGTATTGGTTATGGAAGGAAGCGGAAGACCTGCCGGAGATCCGGCGAATGTTCGAAGCTAACGCTAAGGAATACCGCAGCTATATCGGCAAGCTGGAAGAATCTGTTCTGGATCAGATGATCAGCTACAGCAGCCAGAATGGACATTCGTTCCAGACCTCTATCCGGGACATCCTGCTGCAGGTGCTTTTACATGGGCAATATCACCGGGGGCAGATCAACCGGGCCCTCCGGATGGAAGGCGCAGAGCCTGCCCCTGTGGATTACATCACATTCGTGAGGCTCTAGCTCTGCAACTACTAATGAACAAGGAGCGAAGCTGAAATGGAGATCAGAGCATTACATACGGATGAACAGGCACCTACCGAATTGCTTTTATTGGCCGACCCTGCATCGAAGCTGGTTGAGGATTATGTGGCGAGGGGGCAATGCTTCGTTGCCGAGGCGGATCACCGTGTGGTCGGTGTCTATGTCCTGCTGCCTACCCGGCCGGAGACCGCCGAGCTGGTCAATATTGCAGTGGATGAGGCATTCCAGGGCCAGGGGATCGGGAAGCAAATGGTGAATCACGCCATTCAGCAGGCCAGGCGGCTCAGCTTCAAAACGCTGGAGATCGGTACAGGCAATTCCAGTATCGGCCAGCTTGCCCTGTATCAGAAATGCGGCTTCCGGATCACCGGAATCGACAAGGACTTTTTCATCAGACATTATAGTGAAGAAATCTATGAGAACGGGATGCAGGTGGTGGATATGATCCGCCTGTCTCAAGATCTGTAAGTCAAAAGGAGGTTAACAAACCTATGCAAGCACAACTATTGCAATTTCTCAATAACACCTATCCTGTTCAACTCTCCCATATGGAGACCGTCACCAATGAAATGTACCGTTGCCACTCGGAGAAGGGGACATTCTTCGCCCGAATTACGAACTATAAGACCTATGAAGAACAATTAGCTGAAGTGAACTGGACTACCTTTCTGTTCAACCGGGGCGTACGGGTGCCTGAGGTTGTACCTACTGAACTGGGTTCGCTTGTCAGCACCCTGCTGCTGAGTGAAGAGGAGAAGTCCGTGGTCTTGTTCCGGGCGGCAGCCGGAATCCACCTGCCCCGGGCTAAATGGGACAAAACCATACTCAGAACCCTCGGACAGCAAATAGGCAGAATGCATCAGGTGAGCAAAGAATATCAGCAGTCTGAAGCTGCCCGGCCGATTCCGCATTGGTATGATAACGATGAATATGATTTTCTAAAGCATATTCCTGCCGAAGAGCGGGCCATACGGGATATTGCGAAGGATGTGCTCAAGCAGATCCGCATGCTGCCCAAAGATGAGGCGAACTACGGCTTAATCCACGGCGACCTGTGGCTGAACAATACCCTGGTGGACAGTGACTCTGCGCTGACAATGATTGATTTTCAGGATTGTGAGCGGCATTATTATGCCTATGATTTAGCTGTGCCGATCTATTCTGCACTGGAGTACTCATTCCCGGGTGGACAGAACCTTATGGATTATAAGCGTACGATAACCAAGGCAATCACAGACGGATATAAGGAAGAGCATCCCCTCTCTGCTGAGATGTCTAGAAAACTGCCGCTGTTTATAAGACTGAAAGAGCTGTTTGAGTACAACCTGATGCATATGTATTGGAACTTCGGGGAGCTTAGCGAGGATCAGGTGCGGATTCTGAATCTGTACAGAAGCAAGATTGAGTTCATGCAGACGTGAGGTGAGTGAAGTGTATGACTATATCAGCATTCATTCTATGGATTACTCCAAAAGCGTAAAAACAGAAGTGCTGGAGCAGTTTGTCGTAGAGACCCTGGGGTTTGAGCAGACCGGGCCGCTGCGATTCTCCAAAGCGCTCTATGGCGCGCATGTTGGGCTGAAGGGACTCTCCGCAAATTCGAATGGCAGCTACGCTTACTATACGCTGGAGGGGATTGAAGCGGTGAATCTGGTCGAGGTCATTCTGCCGGCAACTAAGATAGATGAGCCATTGGAGCGTGCGATAACCGGGTTGGTGATGGCCATTGCCGGCGAATTCGGCTGGTGCATCGATGAGGACCATGGGTTGGATACTTAGTGTGATCGGTTTTTCAATTACATTTGGTCCCCATCCCCTGCGCGTTCCCCCAACAATAAACAAGCGGTAGTCTGCGACGATTCTCCGTCCATGACTGCCGCTAGTTCAATTCTTTTCACT
The window above is part of the Paenibacillus sp. FSL H8-0048 genome. Proteins encoded here:
- a CDS encoding alpha/beta hydrolase family protein, which gives rise to MIGRFIRVLEGSPRLVISIFHPAIGGDPLKGIDLYAPCQAEAAKLLTEMGVDLDNLNIASVTTGGALAVQSGGYPVILFSPGFGVERDMYLGVISKLVSKNHVVVTLSAPQESVFTVFPDGSYVRQAPEMAELASSDYTSWSRLLHNRVQYIIAVMDHLKVLNRSDTELAGLFDLDKVAVMGHSLGGAASLEAAKQDRRIKAAVLLDPSFHLIRREDGQSSVPVLLLRQEASAYREMAASMNETIASDYIDGQRYAFNSLNNAYFYRVKGAQHMSFSDIPLHYNDQHAVPVHAATAEAATAFMKAVFDKSDLPPNAASQLSETVISINSEGDPAEA
- a CDS encoding GNAT family N-acetyltransferase: MEIRALHTDEQAPTELLLLADPASKLVEDYVARGQCFVAEADHRVVGVYVLLPTRPETAELVNIAVDEAFQGQGIGKQMVNHAIQQARRLSFKTLEIGTGNSSIGQLALYQKCGFRITGIDKDFFIRHYSEEIYENGMQVVDMIRLSQDL
- a CDS encoding phosphotransferase enzyme family protein; this encodes MQAQLLQFLNNTYPVQLSHMETVTNEMYRCHSEKGTFFARITNYKTYEEQLAEVNWTTFLFNRGVRVPEVVPTELGSLVSTLLLSEEEKSVVLFRAAAGIHLPRAKWDKTILRTLGQQIGRMHQVSKEYQQSEAARPIPHWYDNDEYDFLKHIPAEERAIRDIAKDVLKQIRMLPKDEANYGLIHGDLWLNNTLVDSDSALTMIDFQDCERHYYAYDLAVPIYSALEYSFPGGQNLMDYKRTITKAITDGYKEEHPLSAEMSRKLPLFIRLKELFEYNLMHMYWNFGELSEDQVRILNLYRSKIEFMQT
- a CDS encoding DinB family protein, whose amino-acid sequence is MKTIMRMMDHLYWADGRILDALEASHTKDTELLKLVRHVAVAEQVWLSRLQGKSNAEYWLWKEAEDLPEIRRMFEANAKEYRSYIGKLEESVLDQMISYSSQNGHSFQTSIRDILLQVLLHGQYHRGQINRALRMEGAEPAPVDYITFVRL
- a CDS encoding alpha/beta hydrolase; amino-acid sequence: MSKINYTESLLRVIISLIGLPFTWIQAALSRYLLYKYKAPGEIISVGTHRLHAIVAGSNTSNLPTILLESGMGGCALDWSLVQPVLAKHTKVLSYDRAGFGWSTTPISEPTCEGYVRDLRELLTQLELEPPYILVGHSYGGMIMRLYASKYPEEVSGIILVDSTHEQRFIESTFDQIRYEERLRHLRRLRMGYLWSPIGLPRLLKQHIGAKRLPPPVQQKVTALGYRNNAYKAAYLESLCTIESALQLIESEPLDSELPVIVLSAGRQNEDWQQSQKKLLQLTGKTQQIIATDSWHSIQLYQPQAVIDSVLSLLREHHRNQTDKQASI